A DNA window from Vigna angularis cultivar LongXiaoDou No.4 chromosome 1, ASM1680809v1, whole genome shotgun sequence contains the following coding sequences:
- the LOC108336839 gene encoding uncharacterized protein LOC108336839, which yields MRTVISSAQSQPQMFLRNSAPVQVRHSPTRISLALKPPSSSLVVKCQQQRQQHQKTQDDGIPAEEVKILAKFKSRHNYIRVLEVSRKAEHPFRGSRLLLLDGPGNIHSISFLFTSLTKTYFDVFATLPPILPSGPIALLGFGAGTAARLLLDHYPQAVLHGWELDPAVIQVAREYFNLGKLERENQQRLFIYIGNALNATVPNGFSGIVVDLFSKGCLIPELQEPATWEKLRGQLRKGGRIMVNVGGSCVEPESRLRDGKVVMQETLRAMKEVFGEELFVLNLGNRKDDSSLALTGDLPPPEEWKKRLPGPLKSYTQMWMPYSA from the coding sequence ATGAGGACGGTGATTTCTAGCGCGCAAAGCCAACCACAAATGTTCCTCCGCAATTCAGCTCCAGTCCAGGTCCGCCACAGCCCAACCAGAATCTCCCTCGCTCTCAAACCCCCTTCTTCTTCATTGGTGGTCAAATGCCAGCAGCAACGGCAGCAACACCAGAAAACCCAAGATGACGGCATTCCCGCCGAGGAGGTGAAAATACTGGCGAAGTTCAAGTCCCGCCATAACTACATCCGCGTTCTAGAAGTTTCTAGAAAGGCAGAGCATCCCTTCCGTGGCTCCAGGCTTCTTCTCCTCGATGGGCCCGGAAACATCCACAGCATATCCTTCCTCTTCACGTCCCTCACTAAAACCTATTTCGACGTCTTCGCCACGCTCCCTCCAATACTGCCCTCTGGCCCCATCGCTCTCCTCGGCTTCGGCGCCGGCACCGCCGCCCGCCTCCTCCTCGACCACTACCCCCAAGCCGTCCTCCATGGCTGGGAGCTCGATCCCGCCGTCATCCAGGTGGCGCGCGAGTACTTCAATCTCGGTAAGCTCGAGAGGGAGAACCAACAGCGCCTTTTCATCTACATCGGAAACGCGCTCAACGCCACAGTGCCTAACGGCTTCTCCGGGATCGTCGTGGACTTGTTCTCCAAGGGATGCTTGATCCCTGAGCTCCAGGAGCCTGCCACGTGGGAGAAGCTGAGGGGGCAATTGAGGAAGGGAGGGAGGATTATGGTGAATGTTGGAGGGAGCTGTGTGGAGCCGGAGAGTAGGCTCAGAGATGGGAAGGTTGTTATGCAAGAAACTCTGAGGGCGATGAAGGAGGTTTTCGGGGAGGAGCTTTTTGTTCTCAATCTTGGGAATCGCAAAGACGATAGCTCTCTTGCTCTTACCGGCGACTTGCCTCCACCCGAGGAGTGGAAGAAAAGGCTTCCCGGTCCCTTGAAATCTTACACTCAAATGTGGATGCCTTACTCTGCTTAG